A genomic segment from Pseudomonas sessilinigenes encodes:
- a CDS encoding GNAT family N-acetyltransferase — MSQIQIRPVTAADHAAWLPLWQAYLRFYETELADAVTQSTWQRLLDTSEPTHAALAWDGEHAVGLVHFIYHRSNWSIENACYLQDLLVAPQQRGTGVGRKLIEFVYTQAKQDGCAKVHWLTHETNATAIQLYERIAERPGFIQFRKPL; from the coding sequence ATGAGCCAGATCCAGATCCGCCCCGTCACCGCCGCCGACCACGCCGCCTGGCTGCCCCTGTGGCAGGCCTACCTGCGGTTCTACGAGACCGAACTGGCGGATGCCGTGACCCAGAGCACCTGGCAGCGCTTGCTGGATACCAGCGAGCCGACCCATGCCGCCCTGGCCTGGGATGGCGAACACGCCGTGGGCCTGGTGCATTTCATTTACCATCGCTCCAACTGGAGCATCGAGAACGCCTGCTACCTGCAAGACTTGTTGGTGGCCCCGCAACAGCGCGGCACCGGAGTCGGTCGCAAGCTGATCGAGTTCGTCTACACCCAGGCCAAGCAGGACGGCTGCGCCAAGGTCCACTGGCTGACCCACGAAACCAACGCCACGGCCATCCAGCTCTACGAGCGCATCGCCGAACGCCCAGGCTTCATCCAGTTCCGCAAACCTCTGTGA
- a CDS encoding GNAT family N-acetyltransferase, with amino-acid sequence MSTSLTDWQGAPAPSATLLQGRFIRLEKLDPARHGDELFQALQGPDADPVLWDFLPYGPYPERPAFDAWLAGHERSSDPYFFTVIDLATGQAQGVLSLMSIVPAHGRIEIGHVTFGAPMQRSPKSTEAVYLLAQEAFAMGYRRLEWKCNNANARSRYAAERLGFSFEGVFRQHMVAKGQNRDTAWFSILDSEWPAIAKGFEQWLGDANQGPHGQLRSLAQCREQIPGQ; translated from the coding sequence ATGTCGACTTCCCTCACCGATTGGCAAGGCGCCCCTGCCCCTTCGGCCACCCTCTTGCAAGGGCGCTTCATCCGCCTGGAGAAACTCGACCCGGCGCGCCATGGCGATGAGCTGTTCCAGGCCCTTCAAGGCCCGGACGCCGACCCCGTGCTCTGGGACTTCCTGCCCTACGGCCCCTACCCCGAGCGCCCGGCCTTCGACGCCTGGCTGGCAGGCCATGAACGCAGCAGCGACCCGTACTTCTTCACCGTGATCGATCTCGCCACAGGCCAGGCCCAGGGTGTACTCAGCCTGATGTCCATCGTCCCGGCCCACGGCCGCATCGAGATCGGCCACGTGACCTTCGGCGCACCGATGCAGCGCTCGCCCAAGAGCACCGAGGCGGTGTACTTGCTGGCCCAGGAGGCCTTCGCCATGGGTTACCGGCGCCTGGAATGGAAGTGCAACAACGCCAACGCCCGCTCGCGCTATGCGGCCGAGCGCCTGGGCTTCAGTTTCGAGGGCGTGTTCCGCCAGCACATGGTGGCCAAGGGGCAGAACCGCGACACCGCCTGGTTCTCGATCCTGGACTCGGAATGGCCGGCCATCGCCAAGGGTTTCGAGCAGTGGCTGGGCGATGCCAACCAGGGCCCGCACGGGCAGTTGAGGAGTCTGGCGCAGTGCCGGGAGCAGATCCCGGGGCAATGA